GGAGCGGTGGATTTAGATAACATAAAAGAACCCAGAATAAGAGAGGTCACTCCGCCGGCAGTAAGGAGTCCAAAGGTAGGAGTAAATATTTCTATGAAAAAGAGCACGATACCGAAGATGATAAGCAAGAGACCTCCATAATTTATAGGGATGCTCTGGAAAGCTACAAAGGCTAAGATAAGAGATACCCCTCCCACAATACCCGGAAAGAAAGAACCGGGATTACTGAATTCACCCAGGATACCATAAATCCCCAAGAATAATAAGACATAGGCTACATTGGGATTGGTCAGGGAATGGAGAAATAAATCTTTAAAAGTCATTTTTACCGGAATTATTTCCGCATTTTTGGTTTTAAGTACTTTGGTCTCGCTTGAGGTGGTCACTCTTACCCCATCAATGATTTCTATTAATTCATCTACATCATTAGCGATAAATTCTATTACTCCGATCTCGATGGCTTCCTGTTCGGTAATAGATGCACTTTCTCTTACTGCCTTTTCCGCCCACTGGGCATTTCTTCCCCTCTTTTCAGCAATGCTTTTAATGTATGCCGCTGCATCATTTTCCAATTTAGCTTTCATTTCTTCCTCAATTTCTGCTTCTCCTAAAGCTACTGGATGGGCAGCACCAATATTAGTTCCCGGAGCCATAGCGGCAAGATTACTGGCTAAGGTGATGAACACCCCTGCCGAAGCTGCTCTAGCACCAGAAGGAGAGACATAAACTATTATAGGGATAGTGGAATTTAACATCTTCTTAATCATATCTCTCATCGAGGTATCCAATCCTCCGGGAGTATCTAATTGAAGGATTAAGCATTCTACTTTTTCCGCCTCAGCATTTTCGATTCCTCCGATTACATATTGAGCGGTAATAGGGTTTATTATTCCATTTAGCTGGAGAAGATAAATAGAAGGTTTAGTAGTAATATAATCTTCTGAAAGCGAGCAAGAAAACATTGATATTAGAATTGATATTAGAATAAAAAAGAAGGTAATTGTCTTTATTTTCATATTCATCTCTCCTTTCTCC
The Candidatus Atribacteria bacterium DNA segment above includes these coding regions:
- a CDS encoding nodulation protein NfeD — protein: MNMKIKTITFFFILISILISMFSCSLSEDYITTKPSIYLLQLNGIINPITAQYVIGGIENAEAEKVECLILQLDTPGGLDTSMRDMIKKMLNSTIPIIVYVSPSGARAASAGVFITLASNLAAMAPGTNIGAAHPVALGEAEIEEEMKAKLENDAAAYIKSIAEKRGRNAQWAEKAVRESASITEQEAIEIGVIEFIANDVDELIEIIDGVRVTTSSETKVLKTKNAEIIPVKMTFKDLFLHSLTNPNVAYVLLFLGIYGILGEFSNPGSFFPGIVGGVSLILAFVAFQSIPINYGGLLLIIFGIVLFFIEIFTPTFGLLTAGGVTSLILGSFMLSKSTAPFLRISLGLIISMSLASAAFFVFALSKGIKIQWKKPVTGRESLIGKVGVAKTILDPKGTIFIHGERWQAFTEGEAIKEGEEVEVLEIRVLQLIVKKYIRKE